Proteins encoded by one window of Salvia splendens isolate huo1 chromosome 7, SspV2, whole genome shotgun sequence:
- the LOC121811158 gene encoding WRKY transcription factor 28-like — protein sequence MSEDFTDFYYRQPFQDDQRRSTTTAAAFTYNDLSSTFSADHSHNNLQMFDPTYASCFAGSNDHSPFSAAFALSPVPVEDQQAPAAEAARGAGEATPATPNSSISSSSAEAAAAEEESNKGNKEAKETLEDADDDASKKESKAKKKGEKKQRQPRFAFMTKSEVDHLEDGYRWRKYGQKAVKNSPYPRSYYRCTTQKCPVKKRVERSYEDPSIVITTYEGQHNHHVPATLRGNAAAMFAPSMLAPPLIPSESQGFAQELLLQMPHLYGGSGGTSNVFHQQNISSQQQQFHQFVDYGLLQDIIPSAFPKAEP from the exons ATGTCTGAAGATTTCACAGATTTCTACTACCGGCAGCCGTTTCAAGATGATCAGCGGCGGAGCACCACCACAGCCGCCGCCTTCACATACAACGATCTCTCGAGCACCTTCTCGGCCGATCATTCCCACAACAATCTGCAAATGTTCGATCCTACTTACGCCAGCTGCTTTGCTGGATCCAACGACCACAGCCCATTCTCCGCCGCCTTCGCCTTGTCGCCCGTCCCCGTAGAGGATCAGCAGGCGCCGGCGGCGGAGGCTGCCAGAGGAGCCGGCGAGGCCACGCCAGCCACGCCAAACTCCTCGATTTCATCTTCCTCGGCCGAAGCAGCCGCGGCCGAGGAAGAGTCAAATAAGGGTAACAAAGAAGCGAAGGAAACCCTTGAAGATGCAGATGATGACGCCTCAAAGAAAGA GTCGAAGGCgaagaagaaaggggagaagaaGCAAAGGCAGCCACGATTTGCTTTCATGACCAAGAGCGAAGTGGATCATCTAGAAGATGGGTATAGATGGAGAAAATATGGACAGAAAGCAGTCAAAAATAGCCCATATCCAAG AAGTTACTATCGGTGCACGACACAAAAATGTCCCGTGAAGAAGCGCGTGGAGAGGTCGTACGAGGACCCTTCGATCGTTATCACGACCTACGAAGGGCAGCACAACCACCATGTGCCTGCAACCCTCCGTGGAAATGCGGCCGCGATGTTTGCCCCCTCAATGCTAGCTCCGCCACTGATCCCATCAGAAAGCCAGGGATTCGCTCAAGAACTCTTGCTTCAGATGCCTCACCTCtacggcggcagcggcggcacAAGCAACGTGTTTCATCAGCAGAATATTAGCAGCCAGCAACAGCAGTTCCACCAGTTTGTTGACTATGGACTTCTGCAGGATATAATTCCTTCTGCTTTCCCTAAAGCGGAGCCATGA